Proteins encoded by one window of Synechococcus sp. MVIR-18-1:
- a CDS encoding SulP family inorganic anion transporter, protein MASSPAMGLQNWFSNPRRDVLSGLVVAFAMIPEAIAFSGIAGVDPRVGLFGAFCLSITIAFVGGRTAMITSATGSTALLMTGLVATGNARGEGLGLAYLMAAGILTGVFQILWGYLRLAYQMRFVPLGVLSGFVNALALLIFQAQLPQLGINLHFGEAGHDHVIQALTGGQMAVIWPLVLLGLVIIYGLPRITRALPSQLIAIIVITAISMGLSSVFPDLNIPKVEDLGKLPNGLPMFNLPFGDVSNQRVPFNLQTFGIVLPTALSISLVGLMETFLTQDILDERTDSNSNKNTEAKGQGIANIVSSLFGGMAGCALVGQSVMNIDNGGRTRLSTLSSGISLLAMILLASAWLKQIPMAALVAVMIGIAVSTADVAGLRNIRNIPKSDTAVMVMTFAVTMLTTPHNLALGVLAGVALAGVLFSRKVAKVIRVEAIKISEDESRYVVSGQLFFVSKIYFLQGFDIHDHPARITIDMSQAHIWDQSGVGALNQLIRKLRLGGSVVNVEGLNKESLNLFERIGSQPEGGHG, encoded by the coding sequence ATGGCTTCCTCTCCCGCAATGGGACTTCAGAACTGGTTCAGCAATCCGAGACGCGATGTCCTCTCTGGGCTAGTCGTGGCTTTCGCCATGATTCCAGAAGCGATCGCGTTCTCTGGGATTGCAGGCGTAGATCCAAGAGTTGGATTGTTTGGAGCCTTTTGTCTCTCCATAACGATTGCCTTCGTCGGTGGACGAACGGCGATGATCACCTCTGCTACGGGATCAACGGCCCTGTTGATGACCGGATTGGTGGCGACAGGAAATGCGAGAGGGGAGGGACTGGGGCTGGCCTACTTGATGGCAGCAGGCATTCTCACCGGCGTCTTTCAGATTCTCTGGGGTTACTTGCGCCTGGCTTATCAGATGAGGTTCGTGCCTCTAGGTGTCTTAAGCGGATTTGTAAATGCTCTTGCTTTATTAATCTTTCAGGCTCAACTTCCGCAATTGGGAATCAATCTTCATTTTGGGGAAGCGGGACATGACCATGTGATACAGGCTCTGACTGGAGGCCAAATGGCAGTTATTTGGCCGCTCGTTTTGCTTGGGCTTGTCATTATTTATGGTCTGCCACGCATCACACGCGCCCTTCCTTCCCAGCTGATAGCCATCATCGTAATTACAGCCATCAGCATGGGGCTAAGCTCAGTATTTCCGGATTTAAATATTCCCAAGGTAGAAGATCTTGGCAAACTCCCCAATGGTCTCCCTATGTTCAATCTTCCTTTTGGAGATGTGAGCAACCAAAGAGTTCCTTTTAATCTACAGACGTTTGGGATTGTCTTGCCGACAGCTTTATCGATCTCATTGGTTGGCTTGATGGAAACATTCCTCACTCAAGACATTCTTGACGAAAGAACTGATTCCAATTCAAACAAGAATACTGAAGCGAAAGGCCAAGGAATAGCAAACATCGTTTCCTCTTTATTTGGAGGAATGGCTGGCTGTGCGTTGGTGGGGCAATCCGTCATGAACATCGATAACGGTGGACGAACACGCCTCTCCACACTGTCTTCAGGAATCAGCCTTTTGGCGATGATTTTACTTGCCAGTGCTTGGCTTAAGCAGATCCCCATGGCAGCTCTAGTTGCAGTCATGATTGGAATCGCGGTCAGTACAGCTGATGTTGCTGGCTTGAGAAACATTCGAAATATCCCGAAAAGTGACACTGCCGTGATGGTGATGACGTTTGCAGTCACCATGCTCACCACTCCCCACAACCTTGCTCTTGGAGTGCTAGCCGGAGTGGCTCTTGCAGGTGTTTTATTCAGCCGCAAAGTCGCAAAAGTCATTCGCGTCGAAGCAATTAAAATCAGTGAAGATGAGAGCCGCTATGTGGTTAGCGGCCAATTGTTCTTTGTGAGCAAGATTTATTTCCTACAGGGATTTGACATTCACGATCATCCAGCCAGAATCACCATTGATATGAGTCAGGCACACATTTGGGACCAGAGTGGTGTTGGGGCTCTCAACCAACTCATACGCAAACTCAGACTTGGTGGCTCCGTCGTAAACGTTGAAGGTTTAAACAAAGAAAGCCTGAACCTTTTTGAAAGAATCGGGAGCCAACCTGAGGGCGGTCATGGTTAA
- a CDS encoding FAD-binding oxidoreductase, translated as MTKLAALWNPMADDSQPTGWISTDAIHLSNLIRQGIQPTPLLVCAGGTSSRCAADGLWTLDLRARHRQLIISEEGDEVEIGAGLTMAEVLSGLQIHGRSIPVGLSTVPGCGFVLTGGIGPLSRSQGLAMDHIVGLRGVWGNGNIFDLSAPTNPASPGTASKNETHQQWKGLLGAAPFLAVVTAIRLRTQKLTPLVIWRSVCSVQQLEIAIEAAEQWEHSASLQWAWNENIELFIACSANDPAAIKAVETLKTLLGHCSESSMTIVPGQHAQPLFGALATSTAAQGRIHSEVSSRLGPAWGQRVPSLLRDLNQLIRGRPHPRCQISAQQLGGMSSQIPVSRTSFIHRDAIWKPWVTAAWSAGDPKGREQALDWLFHANTILTESCPGVHLTQIHPHLPCHKAELNDAFQDWLPGLKHLKSHHDPYGLLPPL; from the coding sequence ATGACAAAGCTCGCTGCGCTTTGGAATCCAATGGCCGACGATTCACAGCCAACGGGTTGGATCTCCACTGATGCCATCCATCTTTCCAATCTGATACGCCAAGGGATCCAGCCAACACCCTTATTGGTTTGCGCAGGGGGCACCAGCAGTCGCTGTGCTGCAGATGGGCTTTGGACACTCGACTTAAGAGCGCGCCATCGCCAGCTGATCATCAGCGAAGAAGGAGATGAGGTGGAGATTGGGGCCGGGCTCACCATGGCCGAGGTGTTAAGCGGTCTGCAAATTCATGGACGCTCGATCCCGGTTGGCCTTTCCACCGTTCCGGGCTGTGGCTTTGTTCTCACAGGTGGAATTGGACCTTTAAGCCGATCACAGGGCCTAGCCATGGATCACATTGTGGGTCTGCGAGGTGTCTGGGGAAACGGCAACATCTTTGACCTTTCAGCGCCGACCAACCCTGCAAGCCCTGGAACAGCTAGTAAGAACGAAACACATCAGCAGTGGAAAGGACTGCTCGGTGCCGCTCCCTTCCTGGCTGTTGTCACTGCGATCCGACTGCGGACTCAGAAACTCACACCCTTAGTGATTTGGCGGAGTGTATGCAGCGTTCAGCAACTTGAAATCGCCATTGAGGCGGCGGAACAGTGGGAGCACAGCGCCAGCCTGCAGTGGGCCTGGAACGAAAACATTGAACTGTTCATCGCTTGTAGCGCCAATGACCCTGCAGCGATCAAAGCGGTGGAGACACTAAAAACGCTGCTGGGCCACTGCTCTGAATCCAGCATGACCATCGTGCCTGGCCAACATGCTCAGCCTCTATTTGGAGCTTTGGCGACATCCACCGCTGCCCAGGGGCGCATCCACAGCGAAGTCAGTAGCAGGCTCGGTCCAGCCTGGGGCCAACGCGTGCCCTCACTCCTCAGAGACCTGAATCAACTCATACGCGGGCGTCCTCACCCCAGATGCCAAATCAGTGCCCAACAACTTGGAGGGATGAGTTCTCAGATTCCAGTGTCACGCACATCTTTTATTCATCGCGATGCAATTTGGAAACCATGGGTCACCGCAGCCTGGAGCGCCGGTGATCCAAAGGGGAGAGAACAAGCACTGGATTGGCTATTTCATGCCAACACCATCCTCACTGAATCCTGCCCTGGAGTGCACCTCACACAGATCCATCCACACCTGCCCTGCCATAAGGCAGAACTCAATGACGCCTTTCAAGACTGGCTTCCAGGCCTTAAACATTTGAAGTCACATCATGATCCCTATGGGTTACTGCCACCGCTCTGA
- a CDS encoding DUF3318 domain-containing protein has product MSELQRLKGLLPPEMQSWVFVEAAAAVEPALITLEEIGRDEVEIQVDLDLWDSFALDHRNLLFWHEVGRIQNDTIPRDGWEMAALAIGLGGAIGELWVQDGLLLFMALGLSGFAGYRLYLKNNAEKRLRDAISADERAIDLACRFGYSVPNSYKSLGGALKELVEQTRKKKKRSFYEDRLEALRKSAGKARAEMAQQQGSNQSVTSENVYG; this is encoded by the coding sequence ATGAGTGAGCTCCAGCGACTGAAAGGGTTGCTGCCACCTGAGATGCAGAGCTGGGTGTTCGTAGAAGCTGCTGCTGCTGTGGAACCTGCTTTGATTACTCTTGAAGAGATCGGCAGAGATGAGGTTGAGATTCAGGTGGATCTTGATCTGTGGGACAGCTTTGCTCTAGATCACAGAAACCTGCTGTTTTGGCACGAGGTTGGTCGTATCCAAAACGACACCATTCCTAGAGATGGTTGGGAAATGGCTGCTCTAGCCATCGGCTTAGGTGGTGCCATTGGTGAGCTTTGGGTCCAAGACGGTCTGCTGCTGTTTATGGCCCTGGGCTTGTCTGGATTTGCTGGCTATCGCTTGTATCTCAAAAACAACGCAGAAAAGCGTCTTCGTGATGCGATTTCAGCTGACGAGCGGGCCATTGATCTCGCTTGCCGCTTTGGCTACAGCGTTCCGAACTCTTACAAAAGCTTGGGTGGAGCCCTGAAAGAGTTGGTGGAACAAACACGCAAAAAGAAAAAGAGGAGCTTCTACGAAGATCGGCTCGAGGCACTACGCAAAAGTGCAGGCAAAGCGAGGGCAGAGATGGCTCAGCAACAGGGCTCCAATCAATCCGTTACCAGCGAGAACGTTTATGGATAG
- the rsfS gene encoding ribosome silencing factor — protein MDSEQLAELAAEACDDRKGVDIQLIRVDEVSSLADWLVIAGGQSDVQVKAMARSVEDRLEEDAKRLPLRKEGMNEGRWALLDYGELIVHILQSQERSYYDLEAFWSHGERRSHQASEPSVGH, from the coding sequence ATGGATAGTGAACAGCTGGCTGAGCTGGCAGCGGAAGCTTGCGACGATCGCAAAGGTGTAGATATCCAGCTGATTCGGGTTGACGAGGTTTCAAGCCTTGCCGATTGGTTAGTGATTGCAGGCGGTCAGAGCGACGTTCAGGTCAAGGCAATGGCCCGATCGGTTGAAGATCGTCTGGAAGAAGATGCCAAACGACTCCCCTTGCGCAAAGAAGGGATGAACGAGGGCCGTTGGGCCCTGCTCGATTACGGCGAATTGATCGTGCATATCCTTCAATCTCAAGAACGCAGCTATTACGACCTGGAAGCGTTTTGGAGTCACGGTGAACGCCGTTCTCATCAAGCTTCCGAACCATCCGTAGGCCACTAA
- a CDS encoding asparaginase produces the protein MTLPPGYGRSSRNAGSPAFEVVLKRGSSVESIHRVHAVVCDSKGRILMKAGRPDHESFVRSALKPFQALPALSSGASGSYDFGDRGLAISCASHAGTAEHAREAFRLLWNAQLETDSLQCPIPAWGHSPLEHNCSGKHAAFLATSRKMGWPLESYLQGDHPLQQEINRRVGEFLGLPAEELVAERDDCGAPTLLLQLSQMALLYAHLGSSTHAELEQISRAMLAHPKLVAGEGRFDTELMSRSHQQVISKGGAEGIQCLSRTGDGLGVAIKVEDGSRRAKQAVALHLLRQLDWITQGSLDELEDKMLIIGPGVRLEVKGELRA, from the coding sequence ATGACACTTCCTCCTGGCTACGGCAGATCGTCCAGAAATGCAGGCTCTCCTGCTTTTGAGGTTGTGCTGAAACGAGGTTCATCGGTGGAATCCATCCATCGGGTGCATGCCGTTGTTTGTGATTCAAAAGGAAGAATCCTGATGAAGGCCGGACGGCCTGATCATGAATCTTTTGTTAGATCAGCACTAAAGCCTTTTCAAGCCTTGCCTGCCCTCAGCAGCGGCGCCTCTGGAAGCTATGACTTTGGCGATCGCGGTTTGGCCATTAGCTGTGCCTCCCATGCCGGAACGGCTGAGCATGCCAGGGAAGCCTTCCGACTGCTTTGGAACGCCCAACTAGAAACGGACTCTCTCCAGTGCCCAATTCCAGCATGGGGTCACAGTCCCCTGGAGCACAATTGCTCCGGTAAACACGCTGCATTTCTTGCCACATCACGAAAAATGGGGTGGCCCTTGGAGAGCTATCTCCAGGGTGATCATCCACTGCAGCAAGAGATCAATCGACGTGTCGGAGAATTTCTCGGGCTCCCCGCAGAGGAATTAGTCGCAGAGCGCGATGACTGCGGTGCACCCACCCTGCTATTGCAACTTTCCCAGATGGCCTTGCTCTACGCCCATCTCGGCTCCTCAACCCATGCTGAGCTGGAGCAAATCAGCAGAGCCATGCTCGCCCACCCCAAGCTTGTTGCTGGAGAAGGCCGCTTCGATACCGAGCTCATGTCCCGCTCTCATCAACAGGTGATCAGCAAAGGTGGCGCCGAGGGCATTCAGTGCCTCAGCAGAACGGGAGATGGCTTAGGTGTGGCGATCAAGGTGGAAGATGGCTCTCGCCGTGCCAAACAGGCTGTAGCACTCCATCTACTGCGGCAACTTGATTGGATCACGCAAGGGAGCCTGGACGAACTGGAAGACAAGATGTTGATCATTGGTCCAGGAGTCCGACTTGAAGTGAAGGGAGAGCTACGCGCGTGA
- a CDS encoding CGLD27 family protein, which yields MAATISCPVPPDQRPQEEFTQLSQSWFFAWPRHRQIDLDKALLLSWMLIVPLTVLIASGSWSLRHDPIRLVLAGAVSGLILPMLLLIRQWLGWTYVHKRLLSERVEYEESGWYDGQVWEKPLSWRERDLLLAQHEVRPILGRLGRAMATTTGLILGGASLCQAL from the coding sequence ATGGCTGCGACTATCTCCTGTCCTGTTCCTCCCGACCAACGTCCTCAGGAAGAGTTCACCCAGCTAAGTCAATCGTGGTTTTTTGCCTGGCCTCGTCATCGACAAATTGATTTAGACAAGGCTTTGCTCTTGAGTTGGATGCTGATCGTTCCTCTCACTGTGCTGATTGCAAGCGGTAGTTGGAGCTTGAGACACGATCCAATCCGTCTCGTCCTCGCAGGGGCTGTTTCTGGGCTGATTTTGCCAATGTTGTTATTGATACGCCAATGGTTGGGTTGGACCTACGTCCACAAACGTCTTCTTTCTGAGCGGGTGGAATACGAAGAATCCGGTTGGTATGACGGGCAAGTCTGGGAAAAACCTTTGTCCTGGCGCGAGCGCGATCTGCTGCTTGCACAACATGAAGTACGCCCAATCCTGGGACGGCTCGGCAGAGCCATGGCCACAACAACGGGGCTCATTCTTGGTGGAGCCAGTCTCTGTCAGGCTCTCTAA
- a CDS encoding amino acid ABC transporter substrate-binding protein has translation MRVRLLALPLVSFLFILNGCATLGEGGASRLDLIKRRTELRCGVSGKIPGFSFLQRDGSFAGLDVDICRAFAAAFTGSPDQVQYRSLTAPERFTALRTGEIDLLSRNTTFNLSRDAAGGNGVSFAPVVFHDGQGLLVKRSSGISNLNNLKGKTICVGSGTTTEQNLNDAFQAKGIDYKPIKYQDLNQVIAGYLQGRCSAMTSDRSQLAAARSGFNKPEQHVILPEVLSKEPLAPLAAGGDQRLADAMRWVIYALIAAEELGITQANIENKLEEAQRRPELTQLRRFLGVEGDLGQKLGLNNDFIVKVIKAVGHYGEIYDRHLGSKSAVPIPRGLNHLHRNGGVLTSPPFQ, from the coding sequence ATGAGAGTCCGTCTTCTTGCACTGCCACTGGTTTCTTTCTTATTCATTTTGAATGGATGTGCCACGCTTGGGGAGGGCGGCGCCTCAAGACTCGATCTCATAAAAAGGAGAACCGAGCTTCGCTGCGGAGTCAGCGGCAAGATTCCAGGCTTTAGTTTTCTGCAAAGGGATGGATCCTTCGCTGGACTTGATGTGGACATCTGTCGAGCCTTTGCAGCAGCGTTTACTGGCAGCCCAGATCAGGTGCAATACAGGTCACTAACCGCTCCAGAACGATTCACTGCACTGCGTACCGGAGAAATTGATCTCCTATCCCGCAATACCACCTTCAACCTCAGCAGAGATGCTGCGGGAGGTAATGGCGTCAGCTTTGCTCCTGTTGTTTTTCATGACGGGCAAGGGCTCCTGGTTAAGCGCAGCAGTGGGATCTCCAATCTCAACAACCTCAAAGGCAAAACCATCTGCGTGGGCTCAGGAACCACGACCGAGCAAAACCTCAACGATGCCTTTCAGGCCAAAGGCATCGATTACAAACCCATTAAGTATCAGGATCTCAATCAAGTCATCGCGGGCTACCTCCAAGGTCGCTGCAGCGCCATGACATCCGATCGCTCGCAGCTCGCCGCGGCCAGATCCGGTTTTAACAAACCAGAGCAACATGTGATTCTCCCTGAAGTCTTGAGCAAAGAACCCCTTGCTCCACTAGCTGCAGGAGGTGATCAGCGCCTGGCGGATGCGATGCGCTGGGTGATCTATGCATTGATCGCTGCAGAAGAATTAGGCATTACACAAGCGAACATCGAAAATAAGCTTGAAGAAGCCCAACGTCGTCCTGAACTCACACAACTAAGGCGTTTTCTTGGCGTAGAAGGCGATCTAGGCCAAAAACTAGGTTTAAACAACGATTTCATTGTCAAAGTGATCAAAGCAGTAGGTCATTACGGTGAGATTTATGATCGGCATCTCGGATCTAAGAGTGCCGTTCCGATACCAAGAGGCCTCAATCATCTCCATAGGAATGGAGGCGTACTGACCTCACCCCCATTCCAATGA
- a CDS encoding DUF2811 domain-containing protein — MNRFHFEHCDTSVSESISDVGISLVSMEAEIPEVLYRGMKDFIGLNPSWDQYQLLSSAIAQFLVQNGCTDRAVTERYLDDLFIRSQVGAPSGKLSS, encoded by the coding sequence ATGAATCGATTTCATTTTGAACATTGTGATACTTCTGTCTCTGAATCAATCAGTGATGTTGGAATTTCCTTAGTGAGCATGGAAGCGGAAATCCCTGAAGTCCTATATCGCGGAATGAAAGATTTCATTGGATTAAATCCATCTTGGGACCAATATCAACTTCTTAGTTCTGCAATTGCTCAATTTTTAGTTCAAAACGGTTGTACAGATCGAGCCGTCACTGAGCGTTATCTCGACGATCTTTTTATTCGCTCTCAGGTTGGAGCGCCTTCAGGCAAGCTCTCCTCGTAA
- a CDS encoding GMC oxidoreductase, which produces MPLKPFEAIVIGSGATGGVAAQTLAEAGVRVLVVEAGPDLSAQAALGSEPTNSMRRIRGLLSGQHRQQAQHPGYWKHNPLLYADERRYPYSTPKDQPFLWTQGRQVGGRSLTWGGITLRLSDLEFKAAERDGQGQSWPICHQDLDPHYSALERQFAIHGNRDGLAQLPDGCTTTPLSFTPEEQQLAADLQGSADIEMIHSRGFSVHQPSAECPWPPSSSPGSSLQTALSTGRVEVLSGHLAERLMMNRDQSRARGVVVIDQGSGMRIELEAALVVLCASTIASLRFLLLSEHSATEGGFQDPSASLGRHLMDHVSTCRFFQVPSRSGRQSLQDLDPTSQLSGAGSFFLPFGSLPPQRPEALPFSRGYGLWGAINRFDPPWWLKRNSNCRLGFLIGHGEVLPSAQNRVTLSETVDSWGVPIPHISCRWGENETAMVDHMHSMMAEAIGLGGGEIQPLTDLIKMPLIEPIIGNMEAMKAGAPPPGYYVHELGGAPMGSDENHSVVDAWNRLWRCPNVLVVDGSCWTTSAWQSPTLTMMAITRRACLKALQPESE; this is translated from the coding sequence GTGCCGCTGAAACCCTTCGAAGCCATCGTGATCGGTTCAGGTGCAACCGGTGGTGTAGCAGCCCAAACGCTTGCTGAAGCAGGGGTACGTGTCTTGGTGGTGGAAGCAGGGCCCGATCTCAGCGCGCAAGCAGCACTGGGGAGCGAACCAACCAACAGCATGCGACGCATCCGTGGCCTTCTCAGCGGTCAGCACCGACAACAGGCACAGCATCCCGGCTATTGGAAACACAATCCACTTCTCTATGCCGATGAGCGGCGCTATCCCTACTCCACTCCAAAAGATCAACCTTTTTTATGGACACAAGGGCGCCAGGTTGGAGGTAGGAGTTTGACCTGGGGTGGAATCACCTTGCGACTCTCTGATCTGGAATTCAAGGCTGCAGAGCGTGATGGCCAAGGACAATCCTGGCCTATTTGCCATCAAGATCTTGACCCGCATTATTCCGCACTGGAACGGCAATTTGCCATTCATGGCAACAGAGATGGACTCGCTCAACTCCCAGATGGTTGCACCACCACGCCGCTAAGTTTCACCCCAGAGGAACAACAACTTGCTGCTGACCTCCAGGGCTCGGCAGACATCGAGATGATTCACTCGCGCGGTTTTTCAGTGCATCAACCGTCCGCAGAGTGTCCATGGCCGCCATCGAGCAGTCCTGGCAGCAGTCTCCAAACAGCACTCTCCACTGGACGCGTGGAGGTGCTCTCAGGGCACCTGGCAGAACGCCTGATGATGAACCGTGATCAAAGTCGCGCACGAGGAGTCGTTGTCATTGATCAAGGCAGCGGGATGAGAATCGAGCTGGAGGCAGCTTTGGTGGTTCTCTGCGCTTCCACCATCGCCTCCCTGCGATTTCTACTGCTCTCAGAACACTCAGCAACAGAAGGAGGCTTTCAAGATCCCTCAGCAAGCCTCGGGCGTCACTTGATGGATCACGTTTCAACCTGCCGCTTCTTTCAAGTGCCAAGCAGGAGTGGCCGTCAATCCCTCCAAGACCTAGATCCCACCAGCCAGTTATCAGGGGCCGGAAGTTTTTTCCTTCCCTTTGGAAGTCTTCCACCACAACGCCCTGAGGCTCTTCCGTTTTCAAGGGGATATGGACTTTGGGGAGCGATCAATCGCTTTGATCCACCCTGGTGGTTAAAAAGGAATTCCAACTGCCGTTTGGGTTTTCTGATTGGTCATGGGGAAGTTCTTCCCTCCGCTCAGAACAGGGTCACCTTGTCGGAAACAGTAGATAGCTGGGGAGTTCCCATCCCCCATATCAGCTGCCGGTGGGGAGAGAACGAGACAGCGATGGTGGATCACATGCACTCGATGATGGCTGAGGCCATTGGTCTGGGGGGCGGGGAGATTCAACCTCTCACCGATCTAATCAAGATGCCGCTGATCGAACCCATTATTGGAAACATGGAGGCGATGAAAGCAGGTGCGCCTCCGCCTGGCTACTACGTGCATGAGCTGGGTGGAGCTCCTATGGGCAGCGATGAGAACCACAGTGTTGTGGATGCCTGGAATCGCCTCTGGCGCTGTCCGAACGTGTTGGTCGTTGATGGCTCGTGTTGGACCACATCAGCGTGGCAAAGCCCAACCTTGACGATGATGGCAATTACGAGGAGAGCTTGCCTGAAGGCGCTCCAACCTGAGAGCGAATAA
- a CDS encoding sirohydrochlorin chelatase yields MSSDPSAPQPSPYGVLICGHGSRNRLAVEEFERLAIGLRRRMHPIPVEHGFLEFANPILRDGLDRLREQGVERVLAIPAMLFAAGHAKNDIPSVLNTYSAETGLEIDYGRELGVDRLMIAAAGARIQDALDANSDVPLSETMLVVVGRGSSDPDANSNVAKVARMLVEGFGFGWGETVYSGVTFPLVEPGLRHVVRLGFKRIIVFPYFLFSGVLVTRIRQHSERVANDHPEVEFLHASYLGDHARVQDTFIERVDEVLGGETAMNCSLCKYRAQVLGFETEVGLAQASHHHHVEGLTDGCDLCELECTGACQPDGVPIPLGGGHQPHTHGDHAHEHPHDHGHHPYPHAEHPLGPSTLRGRSADSKRDAPES; encoded by the coding sequence GTGAGTTCAGATCCGAGTGCGCCGCAGCCATCGCCCTATGGCGTCTTGATTTGCGGCCATGGCAGCAGGAATCGCTTAGCGGTTGAGGAATTCGAACGTCTCGCGATCGGTCTGCGCCGGCGCATGCATCCGATTCCTGTTGAACACGGGTTTTTGGAATTTGCTAATCCAATCCTTAGGGATGGTTTAGATCGCTTAAGAGAGCAAGGAGTGGAGCGGGTGCTGGCGATTCCGGCCATGTTGTTTGCGGCAGGCCACGCCAAAAACGATATCCCTTCGGTGCTGAATACCTACAGCGCTGAAACGGGCTTGGAGATTGATTACGGCCGAGAACTCGGTGTTGATCGCTTGATGATTGCAGCGGCAGGCGCTCGGATTCAAGACGCGTTGGATGCCAATTCAGATGTTCCTCTATCTGAAACCATGTTGGTGGTTGTTGGACGGGGGTCATCAGATCCCGATGCCAATTCCAACGTTGCGAAGGTTGCGCGAATGTTGGTGGAAGGTTTTGGCTTCGGCTGGGGCGAAACCGTGTATTCCGGTGTGACGTTCCCGCTGGTGGAGCCAGGGCTGCGGCATGTGGTGCGCCTTGGTTTTAAGCGCATCATCGTGTTTCCTTATTTTCTGTTTTCTGGGGTTCTGGTGACCAGGATCCGCCAGCACAGTGAACGCGTCGCTAACGATCATCCCGAGGTGGAATTTCTGCATGCCTCCTATCTCGGAGACCACGCAAGGGTGCAAGACACGTTTATTGAGCGGGTGGATGAAGTTCTCGGTGGTGAGACAGCGATGAATTGTTCGCTCTGTAAATACAGAGCCCAGGTTTTGGGTTTTGAAACCGAGGTAGGCCTAGCCCAGGCCAGTCACCATCACCACGTGGAGGGATTGACCGATGGCTGCGATCTGTGTGAGCTCGAATGCACCGGGGCCTGTCAGCCCGATGGTGTGCCAATTCCACTGGGGGGTGGGCATCAGCCTCATACGCATGGAGACCATGCTCACGAGCATCCCCACGACCACGGCCATCATCCCTACCCACATGCAGAACATCCTTTAGGTCCAAGCACCCTTCGTGGTCGCAGTGCGGATTCGAAGAGGGATGCTCCTGAATCCTGA